A stretch of the Kushneria konosiri genome encodes the following:
- a CDS encoding PepSY-associated TM helix domain-containing protein, giving the protein MTDQTPSASPGQKPWGWAFIARLHFYIGLLVGPFLLIAALSGILYALTPQVEHWLYHEQFYTDNDSGTPLPLADQIRAARQALGRDEAPMAVRPAPAPGETTRVMFSDPSVGQWEHLAIFVDPVTNEVRGALPVYGTSGISAFRIVIDKFHRSLLLGEPGRVYSELAASWLWIVALGGLALWFKRRRSVSRSSQAGAGQRASRWHTRLGPWALIGFVFFSATGLTWSKYAGGNIGELRHMYGWQTPTVSTSLDGVTPAEQGPHAEHAAHSSHDMAMMDHAFDPQLYDRVLSAARNEGLKADRIEIIPAAGPGNAWKVREIGREWPTEVDEAAIDPTTLTVIDRTRFETFPLAAKLTRWGVDLHMGVLFGWINQLVLVVFASALVVMLVLGYAMWWRRRPTRASAALTPVTLIQALLRAPRPAALAVVITAVLLGLALPVLGVSLIVLVLIDGAVALAQRRRRAWAMG; this is encoded by the coding sequence ATGACAGACCAGACCCCCTCAGCGTCCCCCGGCCAAAAGCCATGGGGCTGGGCCTTCATCGCTCGACTGCATTTTTATATCGGCCTGCTGGTCGGGCCATTTCTGCTGATCGCCGCCCTCAGCGGCATCCTCTATGCCCTGACCCCACAGGTCGAACACTGGCTTTATCACGAGCAGTTTTATACCGACAACGACAGTGGCACTCCGCTGCCGCTGGCCGACCAGATTCGCGCTGCCCGGCAGGCCCTGGGCCGCGACGAGGCCCCCATGGCGGTACGCCCCGCGCCCGCACCGGGTGAAACCACCCGGGTCATGTTCTCGGACCCGAGCGTGGGTCAGTGGGAACATCTGGCGATCTTTGTCGACCCGGTCACCAATGAGGTGCGCGGCGCCCTGCCGGTTTATGGCACCAGTGGCATCTCGGCCTTTCGGATCGTCATAGACAAGTTCCACCGCAGCCTGCTGCTGGGTGAGCCCGGGCGTGTTTACAGTGAACTGGCGGCCTCCTGGCTCTGGATCGTGGCACTCGGTGGGCTGGCCCTCTGGTTCAAGCGCCGACGCAGCGTCTCGCGCAGCAGTCAGGCAGGGGCCGGCCAGCGTGCCAGCCGCTGGCATACCCGTCTGGGGCCGTGGGCGCTGATCGGCTTCGTATTTTTCTCTGCCACGGGACTGACCTGGTCCAAATACGCCGGGGGCAACATCGGCGAACTGCGTCACATGTACGGCTGGCAGACGCCCACGGTCTCGACAAGCCTGGATGGCGTCACGCCCGCCGAGCAGGGCCCGCACGCCGAACATGCTGCTCATTCGAGCCACGACATGGCCATGATGGATCACGCCTTCGACCCGCAGCTCTATGATCGTGTGTTATCCGCTGCGCGGAACGAAGGACTCAAGGCCGACAGGATTGAAATCATCCCTGCGGCCGGGCCGGGCAACGCATGGAAGGTACGCGAGATTGGTCGTGAGTGGCCCACCGAGGTGGATGAAGCCGCCATCGACCCGACAACCCTGACCGTGATCGATCGCACCCGCTTCGAGACCTTCCCGCTGGCCGCCAAACTGACCCGATGGGGAGTAGACCTGCACATGGGCGTGCTGTTCGGATGGATCAACCAGCTGGTGCTGGTGGTCTTTGCCAGCGCGCTGGTCGTGATGCTGGTGCTGGGCTATGCCATGTGGTGGCGACGCCGCCCGACTCGGGCCAGCGCCGCCCTGACCCCCGTGACGCTGATACAGGCCCTGCTCCGGGCGCCTCGACCGGCGGCGCTGGCCGTCGTCATCACCGCCGTCCTGCTGGGACTGGCCCTGCCGGTGCTGGGCGTCAGTCTGATCGTGCTGGTGCTGATCGATGGTGCGGTGGCACTGGCCCAGCGCCGCCGACGCGCCTGGGCCATGGGCTGA
- a CDS encoding DUF2946 domain-containing protein produces MTRLRCSFPAWLALAAMLVIFLAPVLSQTLVLAHERESGNVSSRWHDPASAVHAEHVMDLQDAHDTFKTSAGRHQQTHPAGHVDLAQCGYCSLLAHTPLILEPALMLPPGRAGPHDAPVMARLQGHARPPGFPTRSRAPHPCLSDPFPNHVLDVSVSCPAGTDQKHAMGSDPWS; encoded by the coding sequence ATGACTCGTCTGCGCTGTTCATTCCCGGCCTGGCTGGCCCTGGCCGCCATGCTGGTCATTTTTCTGGCCCCGGTGCTGTCACAGACACTGGTGCTGGCCCATGAGCGCGAGTCCGGCAATGTCTCTTCCCGCTGGCATGATCCAGCGTCCGCGGTGCACGCCGAACACGTCATGGACCTGCAGGATGCTCATGACACGTTCAAGACCAGTGCAGGGCGTCATCAACAAACCCATCCCGCCGGCCATGTAGATCTTGCCCAGTGTGGCTACTGCTCACTGCTGGCCCATACACCGCTGATCCTTGAGCCAGCCCTGATGCTGCCGCCCGGCCGTGCCGGGCCACATGATGCTCCGGTAATGGCTCGTCTGCAGGGTCATGCCCGCCCCCCTGGTTTCCCAACGCGCAGTCGCGCGCCCCACCCCTGCCTGTCTGATCCGTTTCCAAATCACGTTCTCGACGTATCGGTCTCTTGTCCTGCAGGAACCGATCAGAAACACGCCATGGGATCAGACCCATGGTCATGA
- a CDS encoding DUF4105 domain-containing protein — protein MASTPTRWWRPVLRWTGRALIALLMVLASLWGGLALWYQLPGSDAVLVAVVVGWGILGLSAVLAALHVPIAGHRIIMVTWLLALAALLIWWQGITPRGDRDWAPDVSRLPHAVIDGDQVTIDNVRNFDWQTPDRYTEHWERRTYRLSELVSTDLIVSYWMGPAIAHTLVSFGFRDGQQLVFSVEIRRQRGESFSAIGGFFKQFEMALIAADEHDIVRTRSNVRDEDVYLYRVALPDDAARALFLAYLGKARELRDTPAFYHTLTSNCTTLVFDMVKRIIPGLPVDYRLLLSGYLPGYLYDLEALDTSRSLVELKSRGHINSRAQAADKGGHADSGFSDMIRAGVPAPDGHLMGDNAPENQNRQRLEH, from the coding sequence ATGGCCTCTACCCCGACGCGCTGGTGGCGCCCTGTGCTGCGCTGGACAGGACGCGCACTCATTGCACTCTTGATGGTACTGGCAAGCCTGTGGGGCGGGCTGGCTCTCTGGTACCAGCTGCCGGGGTCTGATGCCGTGCTCGTGGCGGTTGTGGTGGGCTGGGGAATTCTCGGGCTGAGCGCTGTGCTGGCGGCCCTGCATGTGCCCATCGCGGGACACCGAATCATCATGGTGACATGGCTGCTGGCGCTGGCGGCCCTGCTGATCTGGTGGCAAGGCATTACACCCCGGGGCGATCGTGACTGGGCACCGGACGTCTCACGCCTGCCGCATGCCGTTATTGACGGGGATCAGGTCACGATCGACAACGTGCGCAATTTCGACTGGCAGACGCCGGATCGCTATACCGAGCACTGGGAGCGTCGTACCTATCGTCTTTCCGAACTGGTCTCAACGGATCTGATCGTCTCCTACTGGATGGGGCCGGCCATCGCCCATACGCTGGTCAGCTTCGGCTTTCGAGACGGACAACAGCTGGTCTTTTCCGTCGAGATTCGCCGCCAGCGCGGTGAGTCCTTCTCCGCCATCGGCGGCTTTTTCAAACAGTTTGAAATGGCGCTGATCGCCGCCGACGAACACGATATCGTGCGGACCCGCTCCAACGTGCGCGATGAAGACGTGTATCTCTATCGAGTGGCCCTGCCCGATGACGCTGCGCGGGCACTGTTTCTGGCCTACCTCGGTAAGGCCCGGGAGCTGCGCGATACGCCGGCCTTCTATCACACCCTGACCAGCAACTGCACCACGCTGGTCTTTGACATGGTCAAACGCATCATCCCGGGTCTTCCCGTTGATTACCGACTGCTGCTATCGGGCTATCTGCCCGGCTACCTGTATGACCTTGAGGCACTGGACACCTCCCGCTCCCTTGTCGAACTAAAGTCGCGTGGACACATCAACTCTCGAGCACAGGCGGCCGATAAGGGGGGGCATGCTGATTCAGGCTTCTCCGACATGATCCGCGCGGGCGTGCCCGCACCCGATGGGCATCTCATGGGAGATAACGCGCCAGAGAATCAAAACCGTCAACGCCTGGAGCATTAA
- a CDS encoding DUF2243 domain-containing protein, producing MAVQSPVAPDIRRTMIAAILLGIGFMAAIDEIIFHQLLAWHHFVDTGSSALALASDGILHTMELVFLVVGAFLMIELHGRRAQAPGYRGPGFLLGMGGFQTFDGIVDHKILGLHQVRYVEHVWLYDIAWIGAGLIMLAIGWKLLQRARQGRAMSQN from the coding sequence ATGGCCGTACAGTCCCCCGTTGCCCCGGATATCCGCCGCACCATGATCGCCGCCATTTTGCTGGGCATCGGCTTTATGGCGGCGATCGACGAAATCATCTTTCACCAGCTGCTCGCCTGGCACCATTTCGTCGACACCGGCTCCTCGGCCCTGGCGCTGGCCTCCGATGGCATCCTGCACACCATGGAGCTGGTGTTTCTGGTGGTGGGTGCCTTTCTGATGATCGAGCTGCACGGACGTCGCGCCCAGGCCCCCGGCTACCGTGGCCCGGGCTTTCTGCTCGGTATGGGGGGCTTTCAGACCTTTGACGGGATCGTTGATCACAAGATTCTCGGACTTCACCAGGTGCGTTACGTCGAGCATGTCTGGCTCTATGACATTGCCTGGATCGGTGCCGGGCTGATCATGCTGGCCATCGGCTGGAAGCTTTTGCAGCGTGCCCGACAGGGGCGGGCGATGAGCCAGAACTGA
- a CDS encoding cytochrome c oxidase assembly protein: MTDHAASHATMTMGITSMVALLLIALLWLAYLAGAWRTQRQKPWSRGRTLLFTLGCMTLAVAFMPSLMHAAHQDVRWHMVQHLLLGMFAPLGLVFAAPMTLLLRNLPAEGARRLVRFLGTRPVRVLTHPVTAALFDIGGMYLLYMTPLYAHSLVTPWLSIFLHLHFVVSGTLFTWAIAGPDPAPHRPSWRTRMGVLLVAMAAHATLGKLLYAFNFPRGTGADPEELHQAAMWMYYWGDLAEATLVVALMLAWLRRRRRLSDFNEASPDLRPIRECLAGPIPAVGSGHRSK; the protein is encoded by the coding sequence GTGACCGATCATGCCGCTTCGCATGCCACCATGACCATGGGGATAACCTCCATGGTCGCACTGCTTTTGATCGCGCTGTTGTGGCTGGCCTACCTGGCCGGCGCGTGGCGCACGCAACGGCAAAAACCATGGTCCCGGGGGCGAACGCTTTTGTTCACCCTGGGGTGTATGACGCTTGCCGTGGCGTTTATGCCCTCGCTTATGCACGCTGCGCATCAGGACGTACGATGGCACATGGTGCAGCATCTGTTGCTGGGCATGTTTGCGCCGCTCGGGCTGGTGTTTGCCGCGCCCATGACACTGCTGTTGCGCAATCTGCCTGCCGAGGGCGCCCGCCGGCTGGTGCGCTTTCTCGGTACCCGGCCGGTGCGAGTGCTGACGCACCCCGTTACGGCAGCCCTGTTCGATATTGGCGGCATGTATCTGCTTTATATGACGCCGCTGTATGCGCACAGTCTGGTTACGCCCTGGCTTTCGATCTTCCTGCATCTGCATTTCGTGGTCTCGGGCACCCTGTTTACCTGGGCGATTGCAGGGCCCGACCCGGCGCCACATCGGCCGTCCTGGCGTACACGGATGGGGGTTCTGCTGGTGGCCATGGCCGCACACGCAACGCTTGGCAAGCTTCTGTATGCGTTCAACTTTCCCCGCGGTACGGGTGCGGACCCCGAAGAGCTCCATCAGGCGGCGATGTGGATGTACTACTGGGGAGATCTGGCCGAAGCCACGCTGGTGGTGGCCCTGATGCTCGCCTGGCTGCGCCGTCGCAGGCGTCTTTCGGATTTCAATGAGGCGTCGCCGGACCTGCGTCCGATCCGGGAATGCCTTGCTGGCCCTATCCCGGCAGTGGGGTCTGGCCATCGGTCGAAGTAG
- a CDS encoding glycosyltransferase: MTTLCNALAHIGVVVPAHDEEQHLGTCLASLLLAADHARALGHDVTLVVVLDSCQDRSATVVAEIAESHDITIVNIAAANVGVARHAGVQALPDGIDWLAFTDADTHVSNSWLTDLYGLGTEVVCGGVYLVQWQALSPDIRARYLAHQRQNVERQHIHGANMGISMAVYRRLGGFRPLRCHEDVDLIERHLAAHGNVTWAPNLRVMTSARHQARAPNGLGALLQSLAHPSSTSTDGQTPLPG; encoded by the coding sequence ATGACGACGCTTTGTAACGCGCTGGCCCATATCGGGGTCGTGGTCCCTGCTCACGATGAAGAACAGCATCTGGGCACGTGTCTTGCCTCGCTGCTTCTGGCCGCCGATCATGCACGAGCACTCGGGCATGACGTGACGCTTGTGGTAGTGCTGGACAGCTGTCAGGACCGTTCGGCCACGGTAGTGGCAGAAATCGCCGAGTCGCATGACATCACCATAGTCAACATCGCCGCCGCCAACGTGGGCGTGGCTCGCCATGCCGGCGTTCAGGCGTTACCGGACGGGATCGACTGGCTGGCCTTTACCGATGCCGACACCCATGTGAGCAACAGCTGGCTGACTGACCTGTACGGCCTGGGTACCGAGGTCGTTTGCGGTGGGGTTTATCTGGTTCAATGGCAGGCGCTGTCACCGGATATACGCGCGCGCTATCTGGCCCATCAGCGCCAGAACGTTGAGCGACAACACATCCATGGGGCCAATATGGGGATCAGCATGGCCGTCTACAGGCGACTGGGTGGCTTTCGACCGCTACGCTGCCATGAGGATGTCGATCTGATCGAACGTCACCTGGCCGCACATGGCAACGTTACCTGGGCACCCAATCTGCGTGTCATGACCAGTGCCAGACATCAGGCCCGTGCCCCGAACGGACTGGGCGCGCTGCTGCAGTCGCTGGCCCATCCTTCATCTACTTCGACCGATGGCCAGACCCCACTGCCGGGATAG
- a CDS encoding class I SAM-dependent methyltransferase, producing MTRLDAQAFEQLHATHDDPWHYHSRWYERRKRDLTLAMLTRQRYRRAFEPGCSIGVLSTALAARCDALDIQDISQSAVRRAREALKDQPHVNIDCGAIPEQWPEGRFDLIIISEIGYYLSREALDTLCRRIETALSEDGELLACHWRHPIDGSDLNAESVHRTLADHLNVTRHGHYEDSDTLIDLWQRTPSPVASRQEGFHDDAL from the coding sequence ATGACTCGTCTGGACGCTCAGGCCTTTGAACAGCTGCACGCCACGCATGATGATCCCTGGCACTACCACTCGCGCTGGTACGAACGGCGCAAGCGCGATCTGACGCTGGCAATGCTGACCCGCCAGCGCTATCGCCGCGCGTTCGAACCCGGCTGCTCCATCGGCGTGCTCAGCACCGCGCTGGCCGCGCGCTGCGATGCGCTCGACATCCAGGATATCAGCCAGAGCGCCGTGCGCCGTGCCCGCGAGGCCCTCAAGGATCAGCCCCACGTGAACATCGACTGCGGCGCCATTCCCGAACAGTGGCCGGAAGGCCGTTTTGATCTGATCATAATCAGCGAGATAGGCTACTACCTGAGCCGGGAAGCACTCGACACGCTGTGCAGGCGCATTGAGACCGCTCTGAGCGAGGACGGTGAGCTGCTGGCCTGTCACTGGCGCCATCCCATCGATGGCAGCGATCTGAATGCCGAAAGCGTTCATCGCACGCTGGCAGATCATCTGAATGTCACACGGCACGGCCATTACGAGGACAGCGACACCCTGATCGATCTCTGGCAGCGCACGCCCTCTCCGGTGGCCTCACGTCAAGAGGGCTTCCATGACGACGCTTTGTAA
- a CDS encoding PIG-L deacetylase family protein, whose protein sequence is MSTDDRRIEGEGTPEADWQARGRLEAMPLTSLEALVAPHQHAVIVAPHPDDETLGFAGLMLQLADAGHALQIVAVTDGTASHAGSAHFTPEHLARQRPLESLEALSRLGCQQQTTMTRLTLPDTRVAEHESTLCDHLLGYLTPAHVVLTTWRGDGHPDHEATGRACMRACELTGARLIEVPIWTWHWAEPGDTRVPWHRARRLRLDDDMLADKRAAIQAHQSQLSIDPATGQAPILSDHVLARLTRPHEVFFIDAPSASAGRAHP, encoded by the coding sequence ATGAGCACTGATGATCGTCGAATCGAGGGCGAAGGCACGCCAGAGGCCGACTGGCAGGCCCGGGGCAGGCTGGAGGCGATGCCCCTGACCTCCCTTGAGGCACTGGTCGCCCCGCATCAGCACGCCGTGATCGTGGCCCCCCACCCCGATGATGAAACCCTGGGCTTTGCCGGACTGATGCTTCAGCTCGCCGACGCCGGGCATGCCCTGCAAATCGTTGCCGTAACGGATGGCACGGCAAGTCATGCAGGCTCTGCCCATTTCACGCCCGAGCATCTGGCCCGTCAGCGCCCGCTGGAAAGCCTCGAGGCGCTGTCGCGTCTGGGCTGTCAGCAGCAGACCACGATGACAAGACTGACACTGCCGGATACGCGCGTGGCCGAGCATGAATCCACGCTGTGCGATCATCTGCTGGGCTATCTCACCCCCGCGCACGTGGTGCTGACTACCTGGCGCGGTGACGGCCACCCGGATCATGAAGCCACCGGGCGTGCCTGCATGCGTGCCTGTGAGCTCACGGGTGCGCGGCTGATCGAAGTGCCGATCTGGACCTGGCACTGGGCCGAGCCGGGAGATACCCGCGTGCCCTGGCATCGTGCCCGGCGCCTGCGGCTTGACGATGACATGCTGGCCGACAAACGGGCCGCCATTCAGGCCCACCAGAGCCAGTTGAGCATCGATCCGGCCACCGGACAGGCACCGATTCTGTCCGATCACGTGCTGGCCCGGCTGACACGCCCCCATGAAGTATTTTTTATCGACGCGCCATCAGCGTCCGCCGGGAGAGCCCATCCATGA
- a CDS encoding acyl-CoA/acyl-ACP dehydrogenase, whose product MEATFFQRLNNVLACHDMPAEDITELAARLDQLIALGPLPRPGSSETLARWRALYQVAGHDLALIKLYEGHTDALAIMAELGVMPDAPDDARWAMWAAEPPQARVKVREQVSGHDPAQITLDGTKAWCSGAPIVSHALMTVWQADQQRLAAVMLDQPGVTVTERGWQAVGMQASASVEVDFDNARATLIGPLDAYLDRPGFWQGGAGIAACWLGGAHALAQTLKASASSRQGDPLMMAHLGHVDAALQAGLAALRETAGRIDTAPNEGCQALTLRTRAVIEHSVEQIVTHCGRALGAGPFCRDRRFARMMADLPVYLRQSHAERDLSALGRLCADDVHGWSL is encoded by the coding sequence ATGGAGGCCACCTTCTTTCAGCGTTTAAATAATGTTCTGGCATGTCACGACATGCCCGCCGAGGACATCACCGAGCTGGCCGCACGGCTGGATCAGCTGATTGCGCTGGGACCGCTGCCCCGGCCCGGATCAAGCGAGACGCTCGCGCGCTGGCGCGCCCTGTATCAGGTGGCAGGTCATGATCTGGCCCTGATCAAGCTATATGAGGGCCACACGGACGCGCTGGCCATCATGGCCGAACTGGGTGTCATGCCTGACGCCCCTGATGATGCCCGCTGGGCCATGTGGGCTGCCGAGCCGCCGCAGGCCAGGGTGAAGGTCAGGGAGCAGGTCAGTGGCCACGACCCGGCACAGATCACGCTTGACGGCACCAAGGCCTGGTGCTCGGGCGCCCCGATCGTCAGTCATGCGCTGATGACCGTCTGGCAGGCGGACCAGCAGCGTCTTGCCGCCGTGATGCTGGATCAGCCCGGCGTCACCGTCACCGAGCGGGGCTGGCAGGCCGTGGGCATGCAGGCCAGCGCCAGCGTCGAGGTCGATTTCGACAACGCCCGGGCCACGCTGATCGGTCCGCTCGACGCCTATCTGGACCGCCCCGGCTTCTGGCAGGGCGGCGCCGGCATCGCCGCCTGCTGGCTGGGCGGCGCGCACGCGCTGGCCCAAACGCTCAAGGCCAGTGCCTCGAGCCGCCAGGGCGATCCGCTCATGATGGCGCATCTTGGCCACGTCGATGCTGCCCTGCAGGCCGGTCTGGCCGCGCTGCGCGAGACTGCCGGGCGTATCGATACAGCGCCCAATGAGGGCTGCCAGGCGCTGACCCTGCGCACCCGCGCCGTCATCGAGCACAGCGTCGAGCAGATTGTGACCCACTGCGGCCGCGCACTGGGCGCCGGCCCCTTCTGCCGCGACCGCCGGTTTGCCCGCATGATGGCCGACCTGCCCGTCTACCTGCGTCAGAGCCACGCCGAGCGCGACCTGAGCGCGCTGGGCAGGCTCTGCGCCGATGACGTTCATGGGTGGTCGTTATGA
- a CDS encoding aldo/keto reductase, producing the protein MDMRQLGRSELKTAPIIFGGNVFGWTLDEQQSFEMLDAWLDAGFNMIDTADVYSRWAEGHQGGESESVLGRYFRARGNRDRITLASKVGMEMPGGKGLSRDWIMQAVEDSLKRLQTDHLDLYFSHRDDPDTPLEETLEAYQRLIEQGKVRYVAASNYSGERLEEAMRIAGDNGLPRYEALQPFYNLYDRHEFENDLAGVCQQHDLGVTPYFSLASGFLTGKYRSREDAKGKAREQFVEQYFNKRGMRVLNALDQVAERLEATPAAVSLAWLIAQPAVTAPIASATSQRQFDQLVQATQLKLDDDALKILDEASRPDQGN; encoded by the coding sequence ATGGACATGCGTCAGCTGGGCCGCAGCGAGCTCAAAACGGCCCCGATCATCTTTGGCGGTAACGTCTTTGGCTGGACGCTCGATGAGCAGCAGTCCTTCGAGATGCTGGATGCCTGGCTGGATGCCGGCTTCAACATGATCGACACCGCCGATGTCTATTCGCGCTGGGCCGAGGGTCATCAGGGCGGTGAATCCGAATCCGTGCTGGGCCGTTACTTCAGGGCCCGCGGCAATCGCGACCGGATAACGCTTGCCAGCAAGGTCGGCATGGAAATGCCCGGCGGCAAGGGGCTCTCACGCGACTGGATCATGCAGGCGGTCGAGGATTCCCTCAAACGGCTGCAGACCGATCATCTGGATCTCTATTTCTCGCATCGGGATGATCCTGACACGCCGCTTGAAGAAACGCTGGAGGCTTATCAGCGCCTGATCGAACAGGGCAAGGTGCGCTACGTTGCGGCCTCGAACTACTCGGGCGAGCGCCTTGAGGAAGCCATGCGTATCGCCGGCGACAACGGCCTGCCGCGCTATGAGGCATTGCAGCCGTTCTACAACCTTTATGATCGCCACGAGTTTGAAAACGACCTGGCCGGTGTCTGCCAGCAACATGATCTGGGTGTGACGCCGTACTTCTCGCTGGCCAGCGGTTTTCTCACCGGCAAGTATCGCTCGCGCGAAGACGCCAAGGGCAAGGCCCGTGAACAGTTCGTCGAGCAGTATTTCAACAAGCGTGGCATGCGCGTGCTGAATGCCCTCGATCAGGTGGCCGAACGCCTTGAGGCCACACCGGCTGCGGTGTCACTGGCCTGGCTGATCGCCCAGCCTGCGGTCACGGCGCCGATTGCCAGTGCCACCTCGCAACGTCAGTTCGACCAGCTCGTGCAGGCCACGCAGCTCAAACTTGATGATGACGCGCTGAAGATCCTTGATGAGGCCAGCCGACCTGATCAGGGCAACTAA
- a CDS encoding C40 family peptidase → MPSHTAFRYALNQLSTGLLIAALLVTALPLTATQAHARQLIQPEHGTASELRAKRKREQARARQLGLSETQLKKAAAQGRSIAPASSTRAIAAGVDNFNYKKYAFNEEIDRPGEIAMARAMDTVMDQIGRPYLWGGTTPQAGFDCSGLIYYAFRDLLSSEMPRTANGMYHWSKSTPVAIDSLKRGDLVFFRIKAASAADHVGVYLGDGQFVQAPRTGENIRISSLSGDYWQRHYLGARRLLTGDTVRQLASR, encoded by the coding sequence ATGCCCTCGCATACTGCGTTTCGTTATGCCCTGAACCAGTTATCCACCGGTCTTTTGATCGCGGCGCTGCTGGTGACCGCCCTGCCTCTGACAGCGACGCAGGCGCACGCCCGTCAGTTGATCCAGCCGGAGCACGGCACGGCCAGCGAACTGCGCGCCAAACGCAAGCGCGAACAGGCACGCGCCCGACAGTTGGGCCTTTCCGAAACACAGCTCAAAAAGGCGGCCGCACAGGGGCGCTCGATTGCCCCCGCCAGCTCGACCCGAGCGATTGCAGCGGGTGTGGATAACTTCAATTACAAGAAATATGCCTTCAACGAGGAGATCGATCGACCCGGCGAGATCGCCATGGCGCGTGCCATGGATACCGTCATGGATCAGATCGGCCGACCCTATCTCTGGGGGGGCACCACGCCTCAGGCGGGCTTTGACTGCAGCGGCCTGATCTATTATGCCTTTCGTGACCTGCTCTCCTCGGAGATGCCGCGCACCGCCAACGGCATGTATCACTGGTCAAAATCCACTCCGGTGGCCATCGATTCACTCAAGCGCGGCGATCTGGTCTTTTTCCGCATCAAGGCGGCCAGCGCCGCCGACCACGTAGGTGTCTATCTGGGCGATGGCCAGTTCGTTCAGGCGCCGCGCACCGGCGAGAACATCCGCATCAGCTCGCTTTCCGGCGACTACTGGCAGCGCCACTATCTGGGCGCAAGACGTCTTCTGACCGGCGACACCGTACGCCAGCTCGCCTCGCGCTGA
- a CDS encoding phytanoyl-CoA dioxygenase family protein, protein MSAVHAQRHNTLMEDPYPTRLATAPERSWLPRQEKILRGPQEGPLSREQREEFRRKGFVFIPNFLDGAELEDYQRELEALLQRDDYRDQDFTITEPSSNDIRSIFAMHFLSEKFGQLAQSPKLVKSVEQLIGEDVYVMQGRINYKPGFEGKGFDWHSDFETWHAEDGMPRMNAVSASIVLTDNHEFNGPLMLIPGSHEKFVPCIGETPEDNYKSSLKKQEAGVPGREALAELVAEHGIEAPKGRAGGLLLFDCNTLHGSNANMSPDARSNIFFVFNQRDNALDTPFAASRQRPDFLAHTPDGRWRDLAL, encoded by the coding sequence ATGTCAGCTGTACACGCACAGCGTCACAATACGTTGATGGAAGATCCGTACCCTACGCGCCTGGCGACAGCGCCGGAGCGGTCCTGGCTGCCGCGTCAGGAAAAGATCCTGCGCGGGCCGCAGGAGGGGCCGCTGAGCCGCGAGCAGCGTGAGGAGTTTCGCCGCAAGGGGTTTGTCTTTATCCCGAATTTTCTCGATGGCGCCGAGCTTGAAGACTATCAGCGCGAGCTTGAAGCCCTGCTCCAGCGTGATGACTACCGCGATCAGGACTTCACCATCACCGAGCCGAGCAGCAATGACATCCGCTCTATCTTTGCCATGCATTTTCTCTCGGAGAAATTCGGGCAGCTGGCGCAGTCGCCGAAGCTGGTCAAAAGCGTCGAGCAGTTGATCGGTGAGGATGTCTACGTGATGCAGGGTCGCATTAACTACAAGCCCGGCTTTGAAGGCAAGGGCTTTGACTGGCACTCCGATTTCGAGACCTGGCACGCCGAGGACGGCATGCCGCGCATGAATGCCGTCAGTGCCTCGATCGTGCTCACCGACAACCATGAGTTCAACGGCCCCTTGATGCTGATTCCGGGCTCGCATGAGAAGTTCGTGCCCTGCATTGGCGAGACGCCGGAAGACAACTACAAGAGCTCGCTGAAAAAGCAGGAGGCGGGCGTGCCGGGCCGTGAGGCACTGGCTGAACTGGTGGCCGAACATGGCATCGAGGCGCCCAAGGGGCGTGCCGGCGGGCTGCTGCTGTTTGACTGCAATACGCTGCACGGCTCCAATGCCAACATGTCACCGGATGCGCGCAGCAACATCTTTTTCGTGTTCAACCAGCGCGATAACGCCCTTGATACACCGTTTGCGGCCAGCAGGCAGCGCCCTGACTTTCTGGCCCATACACCGGACGGTCGCTGGCGCGATCTTGCTCTGTAG